One genomic region from Capillibacterium thermochitinicola encodes:
- a CDS encoding efflux RND transporter periplasmic adaptor subunit, with product MRKFLVGLMIVVAVTVVGLLLTRGPAHETGVTVEPATQGPRLAVEVVEVTRGDLRETVAINVTFAPESTVPVIPKTGGTVTQVLAATGDRVRKGQTLFLIDDTPLQLQVKQAEAAYEMACANLAQAQKGASAEELKQIESAVAQARASYNNVAAEYARMAELYQREMISRQQLDAIALQKEIAASNLTAAEARLTAVQKGATKEQLDMLEAQVKQAKSALELARLQLSYTRVTAPITGVLAQFAVEEGSMVAPSAPAGVIIDDRKMKAHALVPESYVNAVKPGDPILLEAKAVPGTSFTGTVTAVAPLADQTTRQFPVEIAVANPSNLLKAGMTGTAYLTINENRNQLLIPVGTVLYDGEQTYVYVVEGGYAVRRNITTGLTTGESVVVTAGLDEGMRVISRGQHQVKNGMAVEVR from the coding sequence ATGCGTAAATTTTTGGTGGGGTTAATGATCGTCGTAGCCGTCACCGTGGTTGGCTTGCTGCTGACCCGCGGTCCGGCGCACGAAACGGGGGTCACGGTTGAGCCGGCCACGCAGGGGCCGCGTTTGGCGGTGGAAGTAGTGGAAGTGACCCGGGGCGATCTCCGGGAAACCGTGGCCATTAACGTGACCTTTGCGCCGGAGAGTACGGTTCCGGTGATCCCCAAGACCGGCGGGACGGTGACCCAAGTGTTGGCGGCCACCGGGGACCGGGTGCGCAAGGGTCAGACGCTGTTTTTAATTGACGATACCCCTCTGCAGCTTCAGGTGAAACAGGCGGAGGCGGCCTACGAGATGGCTTGTGCCAATTTGGCCCAAGCCCAGAAGGGCGCGTCGGCGGAAGAATTGAAACAGATTGAATCGGCGGTGGCCCAAGCACGCGCTTCATATAACAACGTGGCGGCCGAATACGCACGCATGGCCGAACTCTACCAAAGGGAGATGATCTCGCGGCAGCAATTGGACGCCATCGCCCTGCAAAAGGAGATTGCCGCTTCCAACCTGACGGCGGCCGAAGCACGCTTGACGGCCGTGCAAAAGGGAGCGACCAAAGAACAACTGGATATGCTTGAGGCCCAGGTCAAGCAGGCAAAAAGCGCTTTGGAGCTGGCGCGGTTACAGTTGAGTTATACCCGGGTGACTGCCCCGATTACGGGGGTCTTGGCCCAGTTCGCGGTGGAAGAAGGGAGCATGGTGGCTCCTTCCGCCCCCGCCGGGGTGATCATTGATGACCGGAAGATGAAGGCCCATGCCCTGGTGCCCGAGAGCTATGTCAATGCTGTAAAGCCGGGGGACCCGATTTTGCTGGAGGCCAAGGCCGTGCCGGGGACCAGCTTTACCGGAACGGTGACCGCCGTGGCACCCCTGGCCGACCAGACGACGCGCCAGTTTCCGGTGGAGATCGCGGTGGCGAATCCATCCAACTTGCTCAAAGCCGGGATGACGGGAACGGCTTATCTGACCATCAACGAGAACCGCAATCAACTGCTGATCCCGGTGGGGACCGTGTTGTACGACGGGGAACAGACTTATGTTTACGTGGTCGAGGGAGGCTATGCGGTGCGGCGTAACATTACCACCGGGCTTACTACTGGCGAAAGCGTGGTGGTGACCGCCGGTCTGGACGAGGGCATGCGGGTGATCAGCAGAGGCCAGCACCAGGTGAAAAACGGAATGGCAGTTGAGGTGAGATAG